In the genome of Pseudomonas protegens, one region contains:
- a CDS encoding sulfite exporter TauE/SafE family protein translates to MIELVMYLLLGAALGTVGGLFGIGGGLIAIPVLGVMFGLDQQIAQGTALVMVVPNVMLALWRYHQRNRIELRHALPLALMGFCFAWLGSIWAVGIDAQKMRIGFVAFLLVLSAYNLLRMFMSSAPASTQMRYAWPWLGVLGAASGAMGGLFGVGGAVVATPVLTSVFGTTQVVAQGLSLALALPSTGVTLVTYGVHQQVDWMIGLPLAVGGLLSISWGVKVAHALPERLLRGLFCGFLVVCAVMLAFKV, encoded by the coding sequence TAGTGATGTATCTGTTGTTGGGCGCAGCCCTGGGCACTGTGGGCGGTTTGTTCGGCATCGGTGGCGGTTTGATCGCCATTCCGGTGCTGGGGGTCATGTTCGGCCTGGATCAGCAGATTGCCCAAGGCACGGCGCTGGTGATGGTGGTGCCCAACGTGATGCTGGCGTTGTGGCGTTATCACCAGCGCAACCGCATCGAATTGCGCCACGCCCTGCCGCTGGCGCTGATGGGCTTCTGTTTCGCCTGGCTCGGCTCGATCTGGGCGGTGGGCATCGACGCGCAGAAGATGCGTATCGGCTTTGTCGCCTTTCTCCTGGTGCTGTCGGCCTACAACCTGCTGCGCATGTTCATGAGCAGCGCGCCGGCCAGCACGCAGATGCGTTATGCCTGGCCGTGGCTGGGGGTTCTGGGCGCCGCTTCCGGGGCCATGGGCGGGTTGTTCGGCGTCGGCGGCGCGGTAGTGGCCACGCCAGTATTGACCAGTGTCTTCGGCACCACCCAGGTGGTGGCGCAAGGCCTGTCCCTGGCCCTGGCGCTGCCGAGCACCGGGGTGACCCTGGTGACTTACGGCGTGCATCAGCAGGTGGACTGGATGATCGGCCTGCCGTTGGCGGTTGGCGGTCTGTTGAGCATCAGTTGGGGGGTGAAGGTGGCCCACGCCTTGCCCGAGCGCCTGTTGCGCGGGTTGTTCTGCGGTTTTCTGGTGGTCTGTGCAGTGATGCTGGCCTTTAAAGTGTGA
- a CDS encoding DUF1127 domain-containing protein yields MKGQKGYVLVHKLSFQALSLSGLWRRVMRWHELGRERRMLAGLSDAALKDLGLTRADVEHERVRPFWDDPMHK; encoded by the coding sequence ATGAAAGGTCAAAAGGGTTATGTGCTGGTCCACAAACTGTCATTTCAGGCGCTGTCATTGAGCGGTTTATGGCGCAGGGTCATGCGCTGGCATGAGCTTGGACGCGAGCGCCGGATGCTCGCCGGGCTGAGCGATGCGGCGTTGAAGGACCTGGGCCTGACGCGGGCCGATGTCGAGCATGAGCGGGTCCGCCCGTTCTGGGACGATCCGATGCATAAATAA
- a CDS encoding LysR substrate-binding domain-containing protein codes for MSQFPSIDTDVLRTFVAIADEGGFTRAGERVNRTQSAVSMQMKRLEEDVLQRQLFQRDGRQVKLTAEGQVLLGYARRILKLHSEVFNTLREPHMVGLVRIGTPDDYVMRFLPGILSRFAQSYPLIQIEVHCESSKQLLQRQDLDLSIVTREPGSEIGQLLRKERFVWAVAQGFNPHEQTPLPLAMFNSDCFCRLWACNALDAAGLDYRIAYNSSSLSAIMAVVSAGLAVTAQLESLITPDMRILGEAQGLPQLPEASIMLVRNLSKPSPITECLAEHIVEGFTL; via the coding sequence ATGTCCCAGTTCCCCAGCATCGACACCGACGTTCTGCGCACCTTCGTCGCCATCGCCGATGAAGGCGGTTTTACCCGGGCCGGCGAGCGGGTCAATCGCACTCAATCCGCGGTGAGCATGCAGATGAAGCGCCTGGAGGAAGACGTGCTGCAGCGCCAGCTGTTCCAGCGCGACGGGCGCCAGGTCAAGCTCACCGCCGAGGGCCAGGTGCTGCTGGGCTACGCCCGACGCATCCTGAAACTGCACAGCGAGGTGTTCAACACCCTGCGCGAGCCGCATATGGTGGGCCTGGTGCGCATCGGCACCCCGGATGACTATGTGATGCGCTTTCTGCCGGGGATTCTGTCGCGCTTTGCCCAGAGCTACCCGCTGATCCAGATCGAGGTGCATTGCGAATCAAGCAAACAGCTGCTGCAACGCCAGGACCTGGACTTGTCCATCGTCACCCGCGAGCCGGGCAGCGAGATCGGCCAACTGCTGCGCAAGGAGCGCTTCGTCTGGGCCGTGGCCCAGGGCTTCAATCCCCACGAGCAAACCCCTTTGCCCCTGGCAATGTTCAACAGCGACTGCTTCTGCCGGCTCTGGGCCTGCAACGCTCTTGACGCTGCGGGCCTCGACTACCGCATTGCCTACAACAGTTCCAGCCTGTCGGCGATCATGGCGGTGGTCAGCGCCGGGCTGGCGGTCACCGCCCAACTGGAAAGCCTGATCACCCCGGACATGCGCATCCTCGGCGAGGCACAGGGGCTGCCGCAATTGCCGGAAGCCAGCATCATGCTGGTGCGCAACCTCAGCAAGCCTTCGCCGATCACCGAGTGCCTGGCAGAGCACATCGTCGAGGGCTTCACACTTTAA